In the Hylaeus volcanicus isolate JK05 chromosome 1, UHH_iyHylVolc1.0_haploid, whole genome shotgun sequence genome, one interval contains:
- the LOC128882040 gene encoding phosphoinositide 3-kinase regulatory subunit 4 isoform X2, protein MLERNPGNRKTAEIYLAQARGIIFPEYFYSFLQSYMLIFSAAPILSPDEKINRLKKDIGNIINILKTEENEKIKSNAKATETVKSNQFENNVESNRNDSTHSDENTVVEGDSDQSLNKSDLNQADAKVVSDYQKQKLDVENEKKSVLCQESLEGLVIITQLVTSCIRGLHHSQSKLQSLEILLELAENTSDETILDRILPYIFHLVHDPAPRVRVSAMHTLTKCLHLVKSIPPSDVNIFPEYILPGLAHIIHDEAVIVRAAYAENIAHLAHIALRYLENSHLSNLSNKEGPKPSYDSELQTLHEMVQQSVSMLLTDPQNLVKQTLMESGINKLCVFFGKQKANDILLSHVITFLNDKEDKELRGSFFECIVGVAAYVGWHSSPILMPLLQQGLADPEEFVTTKAINAMATLTELGLLHKSALYQLLYETMVFLVHPNLWIRHATVGFISAAARTLNLVDVQCKVQTMIQPYLKHPLIQIEKEILLLEALVPPIPRIVYDSIVKYNDIQELFQVLEQRQMARAKAISGIVPQYSEMSTSLRNLFRRLSSESMTEIVEDQLLIMQPHLMKINKYRSSIDAKQNTVKSIDGKLELSSMKDRIRHHIVILYPDTKVDLGLPPFKRLDSRTSDSIGTYATMNQEWRTMFAAQDNVQHPVKMTDMTGSSGSPSQSLHGGDIHLSPQHSLSDMNSINDHSLHERSYIQYRCAPCRLEVRQLTYRKQEQHAAALRAQHWADNIAWQTGSRLLPSGWRPRGIPVAHLHEHRAAINRLVSIPDTSLFASSSADGCIKIWDASKMEGRNIANRSRQTYMHRGGPLIGLAICDQGKSLASSASQSGTVFVLRIESNSSKMSVIGTRQLDLQEEGCAVDLQYLDSGSQSVLVYASLYGSLVGWDLRCPGTTWRLENDLKYGVITSFCVNNYQQWLTLGTSSGVHTCWDLRFQLPITSIKHPTGARVRKVITHPTEHSWIISAVQGNNEISMWNLETDFRQMVLWASSAPPLSYSQSGHSVCAMYSGCIDRSGFLLAGGTDMRLRFWDLNTPNESYVALPAANDVTSPNSLGYEQRLIDGTNVVQEVLAGGGPTLSSGGSTSVRTRNSEEGGQGPETPPSGHHDTISAVAMSNTCILTGSTDGLIQVWK, encoded by the exons ATGCTAGAAAGGAACCCGGGAAATAGAAAGACTGCTGAAATTTACTTGGCTCAAGCTCgtggaataatatttccagaatatttttattcgtttctgcAATCTTATATGCTTATTTTCTCTGCTGCTCCTATTCTGTCGCCagatgagaaaataaatagactAAAGAAGGATATTGgtaatatcataaatattctaaaaacggaagagaatgaaaaaataaaaagtaatgcAAAAGCTACAGAGACTGTGAAAAGTAACcagtttgaaaataatgtagaatCGAATAGAAATGACTCGACTCACAGCGACGAAAATACTGTCGTAGAAGGGGACAGTGATCAAAGCTTGAATAAAAGCGATTTAAATCAAGCGGATGCAAAAGTTGTTTCGGAttatcaaaaacaaaaattggatGTAGAAAACGAGAAGAAGAGCGTTTTATGTCAGGAATCTCTAGAAGGATTAGTTATTATAACACAACTCGTTACCTCGTGTATTCGAGGTTTACATCATTCTCaatcaaaattacaaagtttAGAAATACTACTTGAACTTGCTGAGAATACATCGGATGAAACGATATTGGATCGAATTTTGCCATATATC TTTCATTTAGTTCATGATCCTGCTCCACGAGTGAGGGTGTCAGCTATGCACactttaacaaaatgtttacaCCTCGTGAAATCAATTCCACCGTCGGATGTGAACATCTTTCCCGAATATATTCTACCAGGTTTAGCGCATATTATACATGATGAAGCAGTTATTGTTAGAGCTGCTTATGCGGAAAATATTGCGCACCTTGCACATATTGCACTTCGTTATTTGGAGAATTCCCATTTATCTAATTTGAGTAATAAGGAAGGTCCAAAACCAAGTTACGACAGTGAGCTTCAGACACTGCATGAAATG GTACAACAATCTGTATCCATGTTATTAACAGATCCTCAAAATTTAGTAAAGCAAACTTTAATGGAAAGTGGAATAAACAAACTCTGTGTATTTTTTGGCAAACAAAAGGCCAATGATATTCTGCTCAGTCATGTCATTACGTTTTTAAACGATAAAGAAGATAAAGAATTAAGAGGTTCATTTTTCGAGTGTATCGTTGGCGTAGCTGCTTATGTTGGGTGGCATAGTAGTCCTATACTAATGCCTCTTCTTCAGCAAGGTCTAGCCGATCCTGAAGAATTTGTAACGACAAAAGCTATTAATGCAATGGCGACTCTCACGGAATTAGGTCTCTTACATAAGTCAGCTCTCTATCAACTTCTATACGAGACAATGGTCTTTTTA GTACATCCAAATTTATGGATAAGACACGCAACTGTTGGTTTTATATCTGCAGCGGCAAGAACACTTAATTTGGTGGACGTTCAATGCAAAGTTCAAACGATGATTCAGCCGTACTTAAAGCATCCATTAATccaaatagaaaaagagattTTATTGTTAGAAGCTTTGGTACCCCCAATACCAAGAATTGTTTATGATtctattgtaaaatataacgaTATACAAGAACTGTTTCAAGTGTTAGAACAAAGACAGATGGCTCGAGCTAAAGCTATATCCGGGATAGTACCACAATATAGCGAAATGAGCACTTCGTTACGAAAC CTTTTTAGACGATTAAGTTCGGAGTCGATGACGGAAATTGTGGAAGACCAGTTACTAATAATGCAACcacatttaatgaaaattaataaatatcgcaGTTCGATAGATGCGAAACAAAACACCGTTAAATCCATAGATGGAAAATTGGAATTAAGTTCTATGAAAGATAGGATACGACATCACATAGTGATATTATATCCCGACACAAAAGTTGATTTAGGCCTTCCGCCATTTAAACGGTTAGATAGCAGGACATCAGATAGTATCGGCACATACGCTACAATGAATCAAGAGTGGCGTACGATGTTTGCAGCTCAGGACAATGTTCAACATCCTGTTAAAATGACAGATATGACAGGAAGTAGTGGAAGTCCTAGCCAAAGTTTACATGGAGGAGATATACATTTATCGCCTCAACACAGTCTGTCCGATATGAACAGTATAAATGATCACTCCCTTCACGAACGTTCATATATCCAATACAGATGTGCACCTTGTAGATTGGAAGTAAGACAACTGACATACAGAAAGCAAGAACAGCATGCTGCAGCATTGAGAGCACAACATTGGGCTGATAACATTGCATGGCAAACTGGTTCGAGATTACTACCGAGTGGATGGAGACCTCGAGGAATACCGGTTGCGCATCTTCACGAGCACAGAGCTGCTATAAATAGGCTAGTTTCTATACCAGATACCAGTTTATTTGCTAGTAGTTCTGCAGACGGGTGTATTAAGATATGGGATGCCAGTAAAATGGAAGGTCGAAACATAGCTAATCGATCTAGGCAAACTTACATGCACAGAGGTGGCCCTCTAATTGGTTTGGCTATATGCGATCAAGGAAAATCGTTGGCAAGTTCTGCTAGCCAATCGGGTACAGTGTTTGTTTTACGAATTGAATCAAATTCTAGTAAAATGAGTGTCATTGGAACTAGACAATTAGATCTTCAGGAAGAAGGGTGTGCCGTTGACCTGCAATATTTAGATTCTGGGTCACAATCGGTTCTGGTATACGCTTCGCTGTACGGATCGTTGGTAGGTTGGGACTTACGATGCCCTGGAACAACGTGGCGTTTAGAAAACGATCTAAAGTATGGAGTAATTACCTCGTTTTGCGTAAATAATTATCAGCAATGGTTGACTCTCGGTACAAGTTCAGGCGTGCATACATGTTGGGATTTACGATTTCAATTGCCAATAACCAGTATTAAACATCCTACAGGCGCGAGAGTGAGAAAGGTGATCACTCATCCAACGGAACATTCGTGGATCATTTCAGCGGTACAGGGTAACAATGAAATCTCAATGTGGAACCTTGAAACTGATTTTCGACAAATGGTTCTTTGGGCATCGAGTGCACCACCGCTCAGTTATTCTCAAAGTGGTCACAGCGTGTGTGCGATGTACTCTGGGTGTATCGATCGTTCAGGTTTTCTGCTGGCTGGCGGTACCGATATGCGATTACGCTTTTGGGATTTGAATACTCCTAACGAATCGTACGTCGCATTGCCCGCAGCTAATGATGTCACCTCACCAAATTCATTAGGATACGAACAACGTTTAATAGATGGAACAAACGTGGTACAAGAGGTATTGGCTGGCGGTGGTCCCACCTTGTCATCGGGAGGAAGTACAAGTGTTCGTACAAGAAATTCCGAGGAAGGTGGTCAGGGTCCTGAGACACCACCATCTGGACACCACGATACAATCTCAGCTGTAGCAATGTCGAACACGTGTATTCTCACCGGCAGCACAGACGGGTTAATACAAGTTTGGAAATGA